From Drosophila yakuba strain Tai18E2 chromosome 2L, Prin_Dyak_Tai18E2_2.1, whole genome shotgun sequence, one genomic window encodes:
- the LOC120320514 gene encoding actin cytoskeleton-regulatory complex protein pan-1-like codes for MRLRNRSIGRPLYFSRGKRRDGTKQRERYRKDRRRELENTRPPRDITVTAKEETQNRGMVEALAEGSKHKMFDNRHGYSHYGATIEAGRSESESRRALGGGPREGQEDLEAQESQERGRQPGVVPVFEEARRNPRGSGEASAAMAVANVNMRKLEADRLVATKAPRATVGDPRRVRSRQGGAHSYAAAGGHGGVQNQSRRKEESESRWQQELQKAEAEEQAAWNIVAWQEEEAVGQEEREVPATPRHVHSAEVVRIGSQEPSPPPSPTPTAGIPPTPRHWPPSPPPNPVFMSTKGEMCRCQLRNKSTRSNGSAKPGEIEFGDSELEKESLETLRGQSLEILEVEKESAESLNL; via the exons ATGAGACTGCGCAACCGTTCAATAGGAAGGCCGCTTTACTTTTCCCGCGGAAAGAGGAGAGATGGTACAAAACAAAGGGAACGGTACCGTAAAGACAGGCGACGAGAGTTGGAAAACACAAGACCGCCGAGGGACATAACGGTGACAGCCAAAGAGGAGACGCAAAACCGAGGTATGGTGGAGGCGTTGGCAGAGGGTTCGAAACACAAAATGTTCGACAACCGCCATGGATACTCGCACTACGGAGCAACAATCGAGGCTGGCCGCTCTGAGTCAGAGTCCCGAAGGGCCC TGGGAGGAGGACCCCGCGAAGGACAGGAGGACCTGGAGGCTCAGGAGAGCCAGGAGCGCGGCAGACAACCGGGGGTCGTGCCGGTCTTCGAGGAGGCGAGGCGGAACCCTAGAGGGAGCGGGGAGGCGTCGGCGGCGATGGCAGTCGCCAACGTGAACATGCGGAAGCTGGAGGCCGACCGGCTGGTAGCAACGAAAGCTCCACGAGCCACGGTTGGCGACCCGCGAAGAGTACGAAGCCGCCAAGGCGGCGCGCATTCGTATGCAGCAGCGGGCGGCCATGGCGGGGTGCAGAACCAGTCGAGGAGAAAGGAGGAGTCCGAGAGCAGGTGGCAGCAGGAGCTCCAAAAGGCGGAGGCAGAGGAGCAAGCGGCCTGGAACATAGTCGCCTGGCAGGAGGAGGAAGCAGTCGGTCAAGAGGAAAGGGAGGTACCCGCTACCCCGCGGCATGTCCATTCGGCAGAGGTGGTCCGGATAGGGTCCCAGGAGCCATCCCCACCCCCCTCACCCACTCCGACGGCGGGAATCCCGCCCACGCCCCGGCACTGGCCACCCAGCCCTCCACCCAACCCAGTTTTCATGTCGAC aaagggggagatgtgccgttgccagttacgcaacaagtcaACGCGTAGCAACGGCAGTGCGAAACCTGGAGAAAtagagtttggagactctgagctggagaaagagagtttggagactctgagaGGACAGAGTTTGGAGATTCTGGAAGTGGAGAAAGAGAGTGCGGAGTCTCTGAACTTATAG
- the LOC122319483 gene encoding uncharacterized protein LOC122319483, whose product MSRSPSKGVGITEITERAVMPVPATVSVAQAVPQTLTSTPSIGGATAAEDLAPSTSQMNRKKISDLNSVPSQYAPARTPPVSPSRPLDLSAYKNEDLSSILGMMNSKIAVLLSAFETQRHVTRETKGTHKVNEPVPPSFASVAKKGNKNSEWTKVAPKRLWKKPEAIIIKKTGEASYTDMLRKLKADPCQSQLGSHVKKIRRTQQGELLLEVEGKAAASMSEYRGAIEESLREMAAVRTGARRMALTCSGMDEATTAMQLYSCMASQFEGIQLNSEDVRWLCKMRDGTQVATVTLSVIDAIGVLNKGSVNVGWSRCRIIQDTRPIRCYKCLGYGHRALNCKEPDRSNCCLRCGEQGHKAKGCVNPPNCLICNSDTDRNHPTAAQSLLSQTAIERNADVMLLSEPYVPGVENAEALFDSTRKAAVICCRNLYIEDQESVPMRGIAYAKVKGVHLYSCYAPPSDSPDLFEDFLDNLIHHAGDFNAWEIEWGSRTSNPRGRAVIDAMNQLDLVLLNDGGKPTFNNDRGTSFIDVTFVNRSLPSTANWMVQEDVTLSDHALITFSARSSCITQRHARSTLGQAWDIRKLDKDMLAFSIEQMEQTTGHAESMVASLMKMLEAACDAAMPRKKKNGKRKPPVYWWNGSLNHLRSECFRARRQAQRARGLP is encoded by the exons ATGTCCAGGTCCCCTTCCAAAGGAGTGGGAATCACGGAGATAACGGAGCGAGCTGTAATGCCAGTTCCAGCGACTGTGAGCGTAGCGCAAGCCGTCCCTCAGACGCTTACGTCAACACCCAGCATCGGTGGAGCTACTGCAGCAGAGGACTTGGCCCCCTCAACATCCCAGATGAATAGGAAGAAGATCTCCGACCTCAACAGTGTGCCGTCCCAATATGCACCAGCAAGAACACCGCCTGTTTCGCCGTCTAGGCCACTAGACCTGTCGGCCTACAAAAACGAGGATCTGAGCAGCATCCTGGGCATGATGAACTCGAAAATAGCGGTATTGCTATCAGCTTTCGAGACGCAGCGCCACGTTACCCGGGAAACCAAGGGT ACGCATAAGGTGAACGAGCCTGTTCCGCCCAGCTTTGCGTCCGTTGCCAAAAAGGGTAACAAAAATTCGGAGTGGACCAAGGTGGCACCTAAGCGACTATGGAAAAAACCGGAGGCCATCATAATCAAGAAGACTGGAGAGGCCTCGTACACGGACATGCTCCGTAAACTTAAAGCAGACCCGTGCCAGTCACAACTGGGCAGCCACGTTAAAAAAATCAGGAGGACCCAACAAGGAGAGCTGTTGCTCGAAGTGGAGGGGAAAGCTGCTGCAAGCATGTCCGAATACAGGGGAGCTATCGAAGAATCCCTTCGGGAAATGGCTGCGGTCCGCACGGGCGCGCGGAGAATGGCGTTAACCTGCAGTGGCATGGATGAGGCGACGACTGCAATGCAGCTTTATAGCTGTATGGCCTCCCAATTCGAAGGGATCCAGCTGAATTCAGAAGATGTGCGTTGGTTGTGCAAAATGAGAGATGGGACCCAAGTGGCGACGGTTACGCTCAGCGTTATCGACGCAATTGGCGTCCTGAATAAGGGGTCAGTAAATGTTGGCTGGTCTCGCTGTCGCATCATCCAGGACACACGCCCCATAAGATGCTATAAGTGCCTGGGCTACGGCCACAGGGCACTCAACTGCAAGGAGCCTGATCGCTCGAACTGCTGTCTCCGGTGCGGCGAACAAGGTCACAAAGCGAAAGGCTGTGTCAACCCGCCGAATTGCCTGATCTGCAACAGCGACACAGACAGGAATCACCCGACAG CTGCACAGAGCCTTCTGTCCCAAACAGCGATAGAGCGCAATGCTGACGTCATGCTACTAAGTGAACCGTACGTCCCTGGTGTGGAAAATGCAGAAGCTCTTTTCGACTCTACTCGTAAGGCGGCAGTCATATGCTGCAGAAACCTCTACATAGAGGACCAGGAAAGTGTGCCAATGCGCGGCATTGCGTACGCTAAAGTGAAGGGTGTACACCTATACAGCTGCTATGCCCCGCCAAGTGACAGCCCGGACCTGTTCGAGGACTTTTTAGACAACCTGATACACCACGCCGGTGACTTCAACGCCTGGGAAATAGAATGGGGAAGCCGGACATCTAACCCCCGAGGTAGGGCCGTTATCGATGCCATGAACCAGCTGGATCTGGTGCTGCTGAACGATGGTGGCAAGCCCACGTTTAACAACGACAGAGGTACATCATTCATCGACGTCACTTTTGTTAACCGAAGTCTACCCTCCACTGCAAATTGGATGGTTCAGGAGGACGTAACTCTGAGCGATCATGCCCTAATTACATTCAGCGCCCGCTCGTCGTGCATTACACAACGACATGCAAGGAGCACCCTTGGGCAAGCATGGGACATCAGAAAGCTGGACAAGGACATGCTGGCCTTTAGCATCGAGCAAATGGAGCAAACAACTGGGCATGCGGAATCCATGGTGGCGTCGCTCATGAAGATGCTGGAAGCTGCATGCGATGCAGCGATGCCGCGAAAGaagaaaaatggcaaacgcaAACCTCCGGTCTACTGGTGGAACGGCTCCCTCAACCACCTACGCTCGGAATGCTTCAGGGCAAGGAGACAGGCGCAACGAGCCAGAGGACTTCCTTAG